Proteins co-encoded in one Bacteroidota bacterium genomic window:
- a CDS encoding ATP-binding cassette domain-containing protein, giving the protein MSERILRALMQMFAIIAKVDGVNNTGRAIVQSFLKQQLSQEQVETYLRIFDEYLEAHHQVSKKKDGSAKRTSLNSVKVLKICTQINQELEQPQKVIVLIRLLEFIYSSNEISEQEYEFVITVADTFNIPTEEFTQLKHFVEDKIEVIPNSEDVLIINNKPGGYNNASKHILCETLSDDVRVLQINSVGMYALRIYGNIELQLNGQGISKERVHILTPGSSLRSSKVKPIYYSDIIGRFLADSSKAKISFEAKNIEYKFKGGKLGLRGINMSEESGKLIGIMGGSGAGKSTLLNVLNGMEVPSAGGVFINGKNVHTDKAAVDGVIGHVTQDDLLIEELTVFQNLFYNAKLCFGNLTDEQITEKCRALLADLGLSETRDLKVGSPLEKTISGGQRKRLNIALELIREPSVLYVDEPTSGLSSRDSENIMDLLKELALKGKLIFVVIHQPSSDIFKMFDKLMILDVGGYPIYYGNPVDAVSYFKRLVNHVNADESECWNCGNVNPEQIFNIIESKVLDEYGNLTHNRKTSPSEWNVHYKELIEKHISQNDHQGEIPEAIFKIPNKIKQFLVFIKRDVLSKLTNTQYLMINFLEAPLLAFILAYLVRYFNTDVDTTRGYIYRENENMPAYMFMAVVVALFIGLTVSAEEIIRDRKIRKRESFLNLSKSSYLWSKIIIMFVLSAIQTLTFVLVGNFVLGVQGMYLDYWMVLFTTSCFANMLGLNISSAFNSAVTIYILIPFLIIPQLLLAGVVVKFDKLNPTLAEQGGVPVAGEVMASRWAFEALAVNQFKENKYERYFYRYDKSMSVAQYKKIYWKQKMEAKLTKIANELSAGKSLSELKSHIDLIRNEIDKETKSNKKVKCSVKAEDITTTTYNKGTEAALRAYLEKVNDYYNKVEIKARRDADSITASLIKTPADKEKFLAVQDEYENESLNQLLKNSNHMGERCLEKDGRLIQQIDPVFQDPTESKFGRAHFFAPRKNFLGTLYPTYWFNIFVIWIMSITLMITLYFDVFKRVLDIFGNIKLSRKK; this is encoded by the coding sequence ATGAGCGAACGAATATTACGAGCCTTAATGCAAATGTTTGCCATCATCGCAAAAGTTGATGGCGTTAACAATACCGGAAGGGCCATTGTGCAGTCTTTCTTGAAACAACAATTAAGTCAGGAACAAGTTGAAACTTACTTGCGCATTTTTGATGAGTATTTAGAAGCACATCATCAGGTAAGTAAAAAGAAAGATGGTTCAGCAAAACGTACATCGCTTAACTCTGTAAAAGTTTTGAAAATCTGTACTCAGATTAATCAGGAACTTGAACAGCCTCAAAAAGTCATCGTATTAATTCGTTTATTGGAGTTTATCTATTCATCAAACGAAATTTCAGAACAAGAATATGAATTTGTAATCACCGTAGCGGATACATTTAATATTCCTACAGAAGAATTTACACAACTCAAACATTTCGTTGAAGATAAAATTGAAGTAATTCCTAATTCAGAGGATGTTTTGATTATCAACAATAAACCTGGCGGATACAATAATGCCTCTAAACACATTCTCTGCGAAACTTTAAGTGATGATGTACGTGTATTGCAAATTAATAGCGTTGGTATGTATGCACTTCGCATTTACGGCAACATCGAATTACAGTTAAACGGACAAGGTATTTCAAAAGAGCGCGTTCATATTCTAACGCCGGGGTCTTCTTTAAGAAGTTCTAAAGTAAAACCTATTTACTATAGTGATATCATTGGCCGCTTCTTAGCTGATAGCAGTAAAGCGAAAATTTCATTTGAGGCAAAGAACATTGAATATAAGTTTAAAGGCGGAAAATTAGGTTTACGCGGTATTAACATGAGCGAAGAAAGCGGAAAGCTTATTGGTATCATGGGCGGTTCCGGTGCAGGTAAATCTACTTTATTAAACGTGTTGAACGGAATGGAAGTGCCTAGCGCTGGTGGTGTTTTTATTAATGGTAAAAATGTACACACCGATAAAGCTGCAGTGGATGGTGTAATTGGTCACGTAACGCAGGATGACTTATTAATTGAAGAGCTGACTGTATTTCAAAACTTATTCTACAATGCTAAACTTTGCTTCGGTAATTTAACCGACGAACAAATAACCGAAAAATGCCGCGCTTTATTAGCGGATTTGGGCTTATCTGAAACACGCGATTTAAAAGTTGGGTCGCCTTTAGAAAAAACCATCTCCGGTGGACAACGTAAACGTTTGAATATTGCATTAGAATTAATTCGTGAACCTTCCGTATTATATGTAGATGAGCCCACTTCAGGTTTATCTTCACGCGATTCGGAAAACATCATGGACCTTTTAAAAGAATTAGCATTAAAAGGGAAATTAATTTTCGTTGTAATTCACCAACCTTCATCCGACATCTTTAAAATGTTTGATAAGTTGATGATATTAGATGTAGGCGGTTATCCTATTTATTATGGAAATCCTGTTGATGCCGTGTCGTATTTCAAACGTTTAGTTAACCATGTGAATGCAGATGAAAGCGAGTGCTGGAACTGTGGTAACGTAAACCCTGAACAGATTTTCAACATTATTGAGAGTAAGGTACTAGACGAATACGGAAACTTAACACATAACCGCAAAACAAGCCCGAGTGAGTGGAATGTACATTACAAAGAATTAATTGAAAAACACATTTCGCAAAACGACCATCAAGGTGAAATTCCGGAAGCTATTTTTAAAATTCCAAATAAAATAAAACAGTTTCTTGTTTTCATTAAGCGTGATGTATTAAGTAAATTAACAAATACACAATACTTAATGATTAACTTTTTGGAAGCTCCTTTATTAGCTTTCATTTTGGCGTATTTGGTTCGTTACTTTAATACTGACGTAGATACAACACGTGGTTACATTTATCGTGAAAATGAAAACATGCCGGCTTATATGTTTATGGCGGTTGTTGTAGCTTTATTTATAGGATTAACAGTGAGTGCGGAAGAAATTATACGCGACCGTAAAATCCGTAAACGTGAATCATTCCTCAACTTAAGTAAATCAAGTTACTTATGGAGTAAAATCATCATCATGTTTGTTTTATCTGCCATTCAAACATTAACCTTTGTATTGGTAGGTAATTTTGTGTTGGGTGTACAAGGCATGTATTTAGATTATTGGATGGTTTTATTTACAACTTCATGTTTTGCAAACATGCTTGGATTAAATATTTCATCCGCATTTAACAGTGCAGTTACGATTTACATCTTAATTCCATTCTTAATCATTCCGCAATTATTATTAGCCGGTGTGGTTGTTAAGTTTGATAAATTAAATCCCACTTTAGCAGAGCAAGGTGGTGTACCGGTTGCGGGCGAAGTTATGGCCAGCCGATGGGCTTTTGAAGCATTAGCAGTCAATCAATTTAAAGAAAACAAATACGAAAGATATTTCTATCGCTATGATAAATCCATGAGTGTGGCTCAGTATAAAAAAATATACTGGAAACAAAAAATGGAAGCCAAGCTTACAAAAATTGCCAACGAATTAAGCGCCGGAAAAAGTTTATCGGAACTTAAGTCGCATATTGACCTTATTCGAAATGAAATCGACAAAGAAACCAAATCGAATAAAAAAGTGAAATGTAGTGTAAAGGCTGAAGATATTACTACCACTACATATAATAAAGGTACTGAGGCTGCTTTAAGAGCGTATTTAGAAAAAGTTAACGACTATTATAACAAAGTAGAGATTAAAGCCAGAAGAGATGCTGATTCAATTACAGCTTCATTAATTAAAACGCCTGCTGATAAAGAAAAATTTTTAGCTGTTCAAGACGAATACGAAAACGAAAGCTTGAACCAGTTGCTAAAAAATTCAAACCATATGGGTGAACGTTGCTTGGAGAAAGATGGCCGATTGATTCAACAAATTGATCCAGTGTTTCAAGATCCTACTGAATCAAAATTTGGTCGTGCGCATTTCTTTGCTCCAAGAAAAAATTTCTTAGGAACGCTTTATCCGACATACTGGTTTAATATTTTTGTTATCTGGATTATGAGCATCACATTAATGATCACTCTTTATTTTGATGTATTCAAAAGAGTACTGGATATTTTTGGAAACATTAAACTATCCAGAAAAAAATAA